The proteins below are encoded in one region of Apium graveolens cultivar Ventura chromosome 4, ASM990537v1, whole genome shotgun sequence:
- the LOC141719829 gene encoding uncharacterized protein LOC141719829 produces the protein MDLHCWCGRAVVLRTSWTDANPGRRFWGCFRYMEQRSNACNFHLWFDPPMCQRSRMIIPGLLRRIEKLEEEAEKLEVVVAGMKTKRGRNVFIYVTVFMLLIFVLVMKNDGEVVVKRQNKLV, from the exons ATGGATCTCCATTGTTGGTGTGGAAGAGCTGTCGTGTTGAGAACTTCATGGACCGATGCTAATCCGGGAAGAAGGTTTTGGGGTTGCTTTCGATATATG GAACAAAGAAGTAATGCTTGTAACTTCCATTTATGGTTTGACCCCCCAATGTGTCAAAGATCAAGAATGATAATTCCAGGACTATTAAGGAGAATTGAaaagctagaagaagaagcggAGAAACTTGAAGTTGTTGTTGCTGGAATGAAAACAAAACGAGGAAGGAATGTATTTATTTATGTTACTGTGTTCATGTTGTTAATCTTTGTACTGGTGATGAAGAATGATGGGGAGGTTGTAGTGAAGAGACAAAATAAACTAGTTTAA